Within the Magnetovibrio sp. genome, the region AGTTGGCGAGCCGCGATGCATATAAAGAAGCAGGCTATGAAGCCATCCCTGCACGCGGAGCCCACGCTGCTTTGACAGTGGCGGGCACAATCGGCGGATGGGCCGCGGCGCTCGAGTCCGCATCCAGCTGGGGCAAAGCCATGCCGCTCAGCGACCTCTTGGCCGAGGCCATCGCCCACGCGTGCGGCGGCGTGTCGGTGACGCAGGGTCAAGAACAGCTGACGCACGAAAAGCTGGATGAGCTCAAAGCCGTTTCTGGCTTTGTTGATACCTATTGCAGTGCCAAAGGCGACGTCTTGGTCGAAGGCGCTGCGTTGAAACAATCTGATTTGGCAGCGACGCTGGAGCACTTGGGTGAAGTCGGGCTGGACGATTTTTATCGCGGCGACATAGCGCGCAGCTTGGCCGACGGTTTGCAACGCGCCGGTAGTTTCGTGCGCTTGGAAGATCTCGAGGCATATCACGCCATGTGCAGTATACCGTTATCGGTGGGCTTGAACTGTGGGCGCATCTACAACATGCCGCCGCCGACCCAGGGGGTTTCGTCGCTGATGATCTTGGCGTTGTTCGAACGCCTTGGCGTGAAGGTGGGTGAAAGCTTTGAACACATCCACGGTTTGGTCGAAGCCACCAAGCAGGCATTTATGTTGCGCAACGCGCACGTCACAGACCCTGCGCACATGAGTGTCGATGCAGCGTCATGGCTGAAATCGGATTTCTTGGACGCACGCGCCAAAAACATCGACATGCGCCATGCCATACCATGGCCGTATGTGCCCAAACCCGGCGATACCATTTGGATGGGGGCCGCCGATCAAAGTGGGCGCGTGGTGAGTTTCATTCAAAGCACCTATTGGGAATATGGTTCCGGGGTGGTGGTGCCGGGCACCGGTGTGGTGTGGCAAAATCGCGGCATGAGCTTTTCGCTCGACCCCGCGCATCCCAACACCTTGGAACCGGGGAAGCGACCGTTTCACACCCTCAACCCGGCGTTGGCGCGGTTGGAAGATGGCCGCACGCTGGCGTATGGCAACATGGGCGGCGAAGGCCAACCGCAAACCCAAGCGGCCGTATTCTCACGCCATGTGATGTACGGGGTTCCCCTGCAAGAAGCCATCACCGCACCACGTTGGTTGTTGGGCCGCACCTGGGGGGACGACACCACCAGTCTGAAGTTGGAAAGTCGTTTCGATGACGCCTTAATCAACCGCTTGATCGCCGCCGGGCATGATGTCGAACTGTTAGAGCCGTTCACCAGCACCATGGGCCATGCCGGTGCGGTGAGCGTCAGCCGTTACGGTGCCTTCGAAGGGGCCAGCGACCCCCGTAGTGATGGGGCCGCCGTGGCGTTGTAAATGCACCCCTCAGAGCGCGTGACACAAACCCCATTCAGGCAAGGTGCCAATATCAATAAGCTTGGAACATGTCTGGCAAAGCCAGATAACATTCCTATCGATTTTCGTTCATCTGCTCCAATGTAGGATCATACCTTGGCCCACCTGGAGAGGCTGCAGTTATGTGTGCAGCAACTCCGATATTTTAGCTTTGGATGCATCGTCGTTGGGACCAGAGGTAAGCATTTGGCATTCAGGATTTGAGCCGTGAGTCCGAATCTCGCCGACTGCGCCATTTTCTCAATGCCTTACGCCTATTTTCACCTATGACAGTTAGGCCGACTGTGCCGAAACTGTGCCATAGGCGCAGAGCGCCCCTCGTTCCCGCTCCTGGAAATCGGGAACGAGGGGCGCATGCGCAGCATCATTCGAAAGCTTTTGCGCCCTAACTAGGAAAAGCAACGAACCTTCACGTCAATGCAGGCAACGCATTCATGACCCAAAGGGCTAATAGGCGTATAATATGACTAGATAGTGTTTACTTTTTCGACCTTGGCTATCCTCTCATGGAAAGTCCGGAGGTGGCGTTTGGCAGGTGATGAATGGGGACTTTGAGGAGGCCAGGAAACAGGTGAGCAAGTAAGACACCTAGCGGGGTGTGATCATGGTAACGCTACCGATTTCAAACCGTGGATTTAGCAGTGGTCTCAGTGGCGCTGGGTCTTTGAGTGTCAGTACGGCCAGCCTCGGCATTCAGCCCGGTGACTTTGGCGAAGGCGTTCCCATTCCGTCGTCCATATCGGTCTCTTACAATTACAGCGGCTCGTACAGTGGGTCGTTTGCGGCGGATGCGGGGGGCAACGTTTCCGGCACTGTGACCGTGACCGTGACGTATACCGCAAGCACCGCATATGGTTCCATCAGCGATGGCTTTAGCGGCAGCGCGCCGCTGACCGGCACCTTTCCCAATTTTTCATTCACCATGGGCACCCCAGCGGGCACCGCCAGCTATAGCGGCACACTCAACGATACCGGTACCGCAATCGTCGGAACGTCAACGATTGGCGCAATCAATTTTGGCGATCAAACCATTGCTACGCCTGACACCCCTCTGACCATTGATCCCACCAACCCGATCAATCCGCTGACGTTGCCCACGGGGGTTACGATCGTCGGCGACATCATCAACAGTAGCGTTTCGACTCTCCCTGACTTGTCGACAAGCCTGAGCGGCGGGGTCACCTCATTTGTGCAAAGCTCCGCCATCACGATCCTCAAGAACGAAACCAAAAGTGTCCTCGACAATAAGCTCTGGGATATTTTCAAAGCCAGTATTCCTACCGAAGCTGGTGCATATGCGACAGCCGCACAAAACAGCCTCTCGTTCGGAGAAACGATGATCGCCAACGTTGACAAGGCCTGGAAACTGGTCGGCGAAGGCATGCAACTGATCATCGACACCGCAGGCGGCACCAATGCGAGCCAAGCTCAAGTCGATGCCTATTGGGATAAAATCCAAAACGTCGGCGGCGAGATTGTCATCGATTCCTTGAAAGCCGCCGCCGGTGCCGTCGGCCTGCCTGGGGCTCCGTTCGACGCCTTGAAGATGTATTTGGGAATCTCATCTACAAGCACCGGCGCCAACCCAGCAGTCCAATTCGGCGCCTGGGGCGACCAATCCGGCGTGCCGACAATGGGGCCACGACCTTCAGACCCCACCACGCTGGTCAGTTACATCGGCGACGGAAACGGCAGCTTCGGCGATGCCAACGACATCTCCTACGGCGGCCCCATCAACAACACGATGAATTTGGGGAATGGCATTAATTACGGTTATGGCGGCGGCGGTAACGACACCATAACCTCCGGCAACAATTCCGATTTTCTGGATGGCGGGACCGGCGCCGACATCATGGCCGGCGGCGGCGGCAACGACACCTATATCGTCGATAATGTTGACGACCAAGTACAGGAACAATCTGGCCTAGGCATCGACACGGTCAAAACGTCCGTCACCTACACCTTGCCGGCTAACGTCGATAACTTGACCCTGACGGGTAGTGGCGGAACGTCCGGTACCGGCAATGCGCTAAACAATGTCATGACCGGAAATGCCGGTGACAACACCCTAAGCGGTGGCGGTGGCAACGATACGCTGGTCGGTGGAGAAGGCCTCGGAAACGATATTTACGATGGCGGTGACGACATCGATACCATCATCTATTCCAGCGCCACCAATCCAGTGAACATCAGTCTCGCCACCGGCATCGCAAGTGGTATCGATATCGACAACGACACCTTGATCAACATCGAAAATGTCGTCGGCGGCAGCGGTGCTGACGCTATTGCTGGCGATGCAGGCCCCAACGTAATAAGTGGCGGTGCGGGTAATGACCTTATGGATGGCCGCGGCGGCAATGATACTTTAACCGGCGGTGTGGGGTCCGATACCATAAGCGGAGGTGCGGGAACGGACACAGCCACTTTTAGCGGCACAATGTCCGGCTACGTTTTTTCGTCAAACAGTTCGGGGTGGAGCATCACCGATACAGAAACGTCGGCGAGCGGCGATGACGGCACCGACATGCTCGCCGCGATCGAGACCATGTCCTTTACAGATGGGGACATTACCGCGTCCCTTTCCAATTACGGTGAAACACGGGTTAACGAATATTCCAGCGGTTATCAAATGGGGCCAGCCTTAGCCGGACTTTCGGGAGGTGGCTTCGCCATCGCGTGGTC harbors:
- a CDS encoding gamma-glutamyltransferase family protein, encoding MIYTKHGRNGMISAPHHLAAEAGANVLRAGGNAVEAMVAAAAAIAVVYPHMNSIGGDGFWIISEPGKEPIGIDACGPAAKLASRDAYKEAGYEAIPARGAHAALTVAGTIGGWAAALESASSWGKAMPLSDLLAEAIAHACGGVSVTQGQEQLTHEKLDELKAVSGFVDTYCSAKGDVLVEGAALKQSDLAATLEHLGEVGLDDFYRGDIARSLADGLQRAGSFVRLEDLEAYHAMCSIPLSVGLNCGRIYNMPPPTQGVSSLMILALFERLGVKVGESFEHIHGLVEATKQAFMLRNAHVTDPAHMSVDAASWLKSDFLDARAKNIDMRHAIPWPYVPKPGDTIWMGAADQSGRVVSFIQSTYWEYGSGVVVPGTGVVWQNRGMSFSLDPAHPNTLEPGKRPFHTLNPALARLEDGRTLAYGNMGGEGQPQTQAAVFSRHVMYGVPLQEAITAPRWLLGRTWGDDTTSLKLESRFDDALINRLIAAGHDVELLEPFTSTMGHAGAVSVSRYGAFEGASDPRSDGAAVAL
- a CDS encoding calcium-binding protein translates to MSVSTASLGIQPGDFGEGVPIPSSISVSYNYSGSYSGSFAADAGGNVSGTVTVTVTYTASTAYGSISDGFSGSAPLTGTFPNFSFTMGTPAGTASYSGTLNDTGTAIVGTSTIGAINFGDQTIATPDTPLTIDPTNPINPLTLPTGVTIVGDIINSSVSTLPDLSTSLSGGVTSFVQSSAITILKNETKSVLDNKLWDIFKASIPTEAGAYATAAQNSLSFGETMIANVDKAWKLVGEGMQLIIDTAGGTNASQAQVDAYWDKIQNVGGEIVIDSLKAAAGAVGLPGAPFDALKMYLGISSTSTGANPAVQFGAWGDQSGVPTMGPRPSDPTTLVSYIGDGNGSFGDANDISYGGPINNTMNLGNGINYGYGGGGNDTITSGNNSDFLDGGTGADIMAGGGGNDTYIVDNVDDQVQEQSGLGIDTVKTSVTYTLPANVDNLTLTGSGGTSGTGNALNNVMTGNAGDNTLSGGGGNDTLVGGEGLGNDIYDGGDDIDTIIYSSATNPVNISLATGIASGIDIDNDTLINIENVVGGSGADAIAGDAGPNVISGGAGNDLMDGRGGNDTLTGGVGSDTISGGAGTDTATFSGTMSGYVFSSNSSGWSITDTETSASGDDGTDMLAAIETMSFTDGDITASLSNYGETRVNEYSSGYQMGPALAGLSGGGFAIAWSSYGQDGNNYGVYGKLYDTTGYEIDSEFRINSSTLNSQRDVSIAALLDGGFVVTWNSDGQDGDGNGVYGQRFTASGATVGAQFRINTTTLADQDSSSVASLSDGGYVVAWESFRQDHPVTGNGIYGQRYDVNGNAAGSEFLINTYITDDQATPSVAGLSGGGFVVVWQSNGQDSDGLGIYAQRFNADGSANGTEFVINTFTAGSQERPAVASLSTGGFVVTWQSANQDGNSAGVYGQLYDPSANPVGTEFQVNTNTVGLQIDPSVVSLSDGGFVITWTSQTGEATAGSGGFGVFGQRYDASGNPVGSEFQVNTTMLGDQTSSTVGALSDGGFAVAWSTPDSSLLGVDLQRFTSSGLTAQTPTLAGGAQNDVITAGGGPQAIYGNAGQDILSGGADNDYLDGGTGNDILKGGAGDDTMMCDTAADQVDGGDGTDTADYSAVASGLSIDLLYSGSAVI